The nucleotide window TATGGTGGAAGCGCCTGATGAAAATGGCTCGACGCAGATCATGACCTGGCATCAGCTGCCTGAGTGGAACTGGGTTATTCTGGGCGAAGTGAACAAATCGAGCCTGCTGGCGCCGATTGAGCACACCCGCGATCTGTTCCTGATGATTGGCGCCGCGCTGGTGCTGGTGTTCGCGCTCGGCTTTGTGATCACCACCCGTAGCTGGGTCAGCAAGCCGCTGCAGGAAGTCATTGAGCTGGCCCGGCATTATGCCGCTGGCAACCTGCTGGCCACGCTGAATACCCGTCGTCATGATGAGGTGGGCCAGTTGATTATCGCCATCAACGGAATTGGTGACGGACTGGAGCAGATTGTCGCTCAGGTGCGTGAAGCCGCACAGGAGATCAGCACCGGTACCGATGCCATTGCGCTGAGTAGTGAGAATATCAGCGAACAGATCTCCCGTCAGGCCAGTAGCGTGGAAGAAACCTCAGCCAGCATGGAGCAGCTTAGCGCGACGGTGGCACAGAACGCGGCCAACGTCTCTCAGGCTCTGACGCTGGTAGATGAAGCAGCCTCAGCGGTGAGCAATGGTGGCGAAACCGTGTCGCGCTCGGTGGTAACCATGACCGATATCAAGAGCGCCTCACAGAGCATTGCTGACATCACGCATGTGATTGAGTCTATCGCTTTCCAGACCAATATTCTGGCGCTTAACGCAGCCGTTGAAGCCGCACGCGCGGGCGAACACGGTAAAGGTTTTGCCGTGGTAGCGGCAGAAGTCCGGGCGCTGGCCCAGCGCAGTGCGCAGGCGGCAAAAGAGATTGACGGATTAATCGAAAACTCGCTGAGCAAAGTGGTGCAGGGTCACGATCTCTCCGAGCAAACGCGTCAGGCGATGGAAGATATTGTCGGGCGCATCGGGCAGGTTAAAGTGCTGATGAGTGAAATAAACGTCGCCTCGAAAGAGCAGTCTGCCGGCATCGGCCAGGTGAACATTGCCATGAACCAGATAGGCCATGCCACGCACCAGAACACCGAGCTGGTCTCCACCTCCGAGGCAACGGCGCAGGAGCTGAGTCGCAAAGGTCATCATCTGACGGAGCTGGTCAGCGTATTTACGCTTAAAGGCTAAACTCTGTGGGATAGTTTACACTTTTAGCTATCCCACTGGAGGAGCCGCCATGAGCCGTGTAGTCATCTTGCTGTTAGTTTTGCTGACCGCTGGTTGTAGCCAGCTTAAAACGAAACCTGAATCGCCGCCGCCGCCCACTTCACAGGCACAGGAGGTCAACCGCGCGCAAAGCCTGAACCTCACAAAGCTTGGCTCCATCACCGTTAATGAACGGGGATCGCCAGACGATGCGGAACGGGCGATAGCGGCTAAAGCCAACCAGGCTGGCGCAAGCTACTACTACATTCAGATGATCAGCGAAACCGTGATGCCGGGACTCTGGTACGCCAGCGCGATTCTTTACGGTCCTTCAACCACCGGCAGCGCGCAGTAGCAGGCGCGCGGCTACGCTTTCCGGCACGCGCGCGTGGCCTCTGGCATCGAGCATCTGGCGGCACCATGCGTCCGCCAGACCCGGTTCCAGATGCGTCATCACCTGCGCGCCGCAGGCAAGAGCAAACAGCGCTTCACACAGGCTTCTGGCCTGCGCCTCCTGTGGCTTACGCAGCCAAAGTTTTGTCTGCCGCCACAGTCTGTCGTAATGACGATTCTGCCCTTTCACCGCGTCAAATTCCGTGCAGAGCATCTCCATGACGCCCGGCTGCCTGGCCACTACGCGCAGCACATCCAGACACATCACATTTCCTGAGCCTTCCCAGATGCTGTTTACCGGCATTTCACGATAGAGGCGCGGCAGCTCGCTCTCTTCGCAATAGCCGATGCCGCCCAGCACCTCCATCGACTCGGCAACAAAAGCGCTGCCTCGTTTGCAGACCACATACTTGGCTGCAGGCGTAAACAGGCGGCTGAAAACTTTCTCCTGTTCACTTTTATCAAACGACCAGGCGCGGGCAAGGCGCATCAGCATGGCAGTCTGCCCTTCCAGCATCAAAGCCTGAGAAGATAAAACCTGTCTCATAAGCGGCTGATCCACCAGATTTTTGCCCAGCACCTGGCGCTGATGCGCATGATAAAGCGCGACCGAGAAGGCCCGTCGCATCATTGCATGGCTGCCCAGCACGCAATCGAAGCGGGTATAGCCGCCCATTTTCAGGATCTGACGAATGCCCTCCCCCTCTTCGCCAAGCAGCCAGCCGCTGGCATTAAAAAACTCCACCTCGCTGCTGGCGTTGGAGCGGTTACCCAGCTTCTCCTTCAGCCGTTCAATATGCACCGCATTTCTTTCGCCGCCGGGCAGCAGGCGCGGCATGAAAAAGCAGGATAAACCGCCTTTCGCCTGCGCCAGCACCAGGTGAGCATCACTTTGTGGTACCGAGAAGAACCATTTGTGCCCGGTAAGGTGATAGCACTCGCCATTGCCGCGCGAGGCGGCTGGTTCCGCCCGGGTGGTATTACTCAGCACATCCGTACCGCCCTGCTTCTCGGTCATTCCCATGCCGATCAACAGCCCTTTCTTCAGCGGCGCTTCCTGCAAATGCGCATCGTAGCGATCCGAAAGCAGCGGCTTCAGCCACGACTGAAAAGGCGCGGGAAGATGCTTTTGCAACAGAGGAATTGCCCCGAAGGTCATGGTGATGGGGCAAAGGCTGCCCGCCTCAACCTGCCCATGGACGATAAAACGGGCGGCGCGGGCCACAAAGGCCGCTTCGGGCGCATTTTCCTGCCAGGGAAGGTTATGGACGCGATTGGCGCACAATCCCTGCATCAGCAAATGCCAGGCAGGATGAAAACGCACCTCATCCAGCCGTTCGCCTCTGGGGTCGAAACGCAGCAGCTCAGGCGGAGAAACGTTCGCCAGCCGCCCTAATTCCAGTGATTCTGCACTGCCCAACTGCTGCCCGACAGAAGCGAGCAGATCGAGATCCCAGCCAGCCCCTTCACGCAGTACGGCCTCGCGCAGCGGCGTATCAGAGAGAAACAGATTGCTGTTTGCCAGAGAGAGAGGTTGATTAAAAACGGTATGGGTTTTCCACTCCATTGCGGCATCCTTTTCATTAACACAACACACAGTGAGTATGCGTGACAGAGCAGAACTGGCGAGGAAAAGAGGGGGAATTCGGGGCGCAGGTCACGCCCCGGAACGCTTACTTACGGCGCTGGCGCACCGCTTCATACAGGCAAACACCCGTAGCAACAGAGACGTTCAGAGAAGAGACGCTGCCCGCCATCGGGATACTGATCAGCTCATCACAGTGCTCGCGGGTGAGACGGCGCATACCTTCGCCCTCTGCGCCCATCACCAGCGCCATCGGGCCGGTCATTTTGCTCTGATAGAGGTCGTGATCGGCTTCGCCCGCGGTCCCGACGATCCACACGTTCGCTTCCTGCAGAACACGCATGGTTCTGGCCAGATTCGTTACGCGGATCAGGGGAACATTTTCCGCCGCGCCGCTGGCAACTTTTTTCGCCGTGGCATTCAGCTGGGCAGAACGATCGCGTGGGACGATAACCGCGTGAACGCCAGCGGCATCAGCGCTACGCAGGCAGGCGCCCAGGTTATGCGGATCGGTAATGCCATCCAGAATCAGCAGGAACGGCGACTCCAGGCTCTCCAGCAGAGCCGGCAGGTCGTTTTCCTGATACTGACGGCCAGGCTTCACGCGGGCCACGATGCCCTGATGCACGCCCCCTTCTACCTGGCTGTCCAGCCACTGGCGGTTAGCCATCTGCACCACAATGCCCTGCGCTTCCAGCTCTTTTACCAGCGGCTGCAGACGTTTATCATCACGTCCTTTCAGGATAAACACTTCCTGAAAACGTTGAGGATCGCTATCCAGCAGCGCCTTTACGGCGTGGATCCCAAATACAATTTCACTCATTGATCGGTTACTCAGTTGGTCTTTATGCGCGTGCGGAACGGGGTCCATCATGCGTTGTAGAGAGGGGCAGAAAGATCTCTGCCCCCTGGTAATTCTCTGGCTCACAGCACGCGAAACGCTCGCCCCCTGTGGCCAGGGCTTAAGCGCTACTTATGCTCAGGCCGGATTATCCGTTTTTTTCTTTGGCGCACGGCGTGAACGGCTGCCAGAGGTGCTTTTACGGTTTCTGTCCGCAGGCTTTCTCGGTTTTTTCTCTTTTTTGGCTCCCGCCTCAGCGCTGGCGTCATTGGCCTTCGGCTCACGGAAAGCGCTGTCCGGCTCAAAATTGCCTTTTCGCGGTGCCTGACGACGTTTGCCGCTGTTAGCGGAGCCGCCTTTCTTGGCACGGTCGCGCTCTGTTTTGCCTTCGCCACGCGGTTTACGGCTGCTTGAGATCATCGCAAAATCAATTTTGCGCTCGTCCATATGCACCGCTTCCACGCGCACTTCTACCGTATCGCCCAGGCGATAGGTTTTGCCGCCGGACTCACCAATCAGACGCTGCCCTACCGCATCGAAGCGGTAGTAATCATTGTCCAGCGTAGAGACATGCACCAGGCCGTCGATAAAGAGATCGGTTAAGCGAACAAAGAAGCCAAAGCCGGTAACGCTTGAGATAACCCCGGAGAAGGTTTCACCCACGTGGTCGTGCATAAAGTCACACTTCAGCCAGTCGGCCACGTCACGGGTTGCTTCATCTGCACGGCGCTCGGTCATGGAGCAGTGCTGGCCTAACTGCAGCATCTGCGGCAGGTCGTAGTGGAAGCCGCCTGTCGGCGTGGTATTCCCTTGCAGCGTGCCGTTCTCTTTCGCCAGCAGATACTTGATGGCGCGATGCAGCAGCAGATCGGGGTAGCGACGGATAGGCGAGGTAAAGTGCGCATAGGAAGCCAGCGCAAGGCCGAAGTGGCCACGGTTTTCCGGGTCGTAAACCGCCTGCTTCATCGAGCGCAGCAGCATGGTTTGCAGCATCTCTGCATCGGTACGGCTGGAGATCTGCTTCAGCAACTCGGCGTAGTCCAGCGGATGCGGTTTGTTGCCGCCTCCCAGCGTCAGTCCCAGCTCGTTGAGCACGGAGCGGAAGCTTTTGATGTTCTCTTCGCTTGGACGATCGTGGTCACGGAACAGGGCCGGCTCGTTATTTTTCTCAACATAACGGGCAGAGGCGATATTCGCCAGGATCATGCACTCTTCAATCAGCTTGTGCGCGTCATTGCGGGAAACCTGTTCAACGCGTTCAATACGGCGCTCGGCGTTGAAGACAAATTTGGCCTCATCGCTTTCAAACGAGATACCGCCACGCTGCTCGCGAGACTTCTCCAGCACCAGATACATGCGGTGCAGCTCTTCCAGGTCTTTAACCAGCGGCTGATATTGCTCGCGCAGCTCCTGGTCACCTTGCAGAATGCTCCACACTTTGTTGTAGGTCAGACGCGCCCAGGAGTTCATCACCGCTTCATAATGCTTGTAACCGGTTAATTTACCGGTGGCGGAGATGGTCATCTCGCAGACCATACAGAGGCGATCGACCTGCGGGTTCAGCGAGCAGAGGCCGTTTGAGAGCACTTCAGGCAGCATCGGTACAACCTGGGAAGGGAAGTACACTGAGGTGCCGCGGTTAACCGCTTCGTCATCAAGCGGCGTGCCCGGACGAACGTAATAGCTCACGTCGGCAATCGCCACCCACAGACGCCAGCCGCCGCCGCGTTTGCGCTCACAGAAGACAGCATCATCAAAGTCACGGGCATCTTCGCCATCAATGGTGACCAGCGGCAGATCGCGCAGATCCACACGGCCCGCTTTGGCTTCTTCCGGCACTTCTTCTTTCAGTTTGGCAATCTGCGCTTCCAGCTCGGGAGACCAGGAGTGCGGAATATCGTGGGTGCGCAGCGCCATTTCTACCGCCATGCTGGTGCCCATATTATCACCCAGCACTTCCACGACTTTACCCACGGCCTTGCTGCGGCGGGTCGGACGCTGAACCAGCTCCACCACCACCACATAGCCCATCCGCGCGCCCATCAGATCTTCAGCAGGAAGCAGAATATCAAAGCTCAGGCGGCTGTCGTCTGGCACCACAAAGCCCACGCCCGCTTCGGTGAAGTAGCGACCAACAATCTGGTTATTACGCGGCTCAAGCACCCGGACTACGCGGGCTTCACGGCGACCTTTACGATCTGCGCCCATGGCCTGTGCCAGGATCACATCGCCATGCATACACATTTTCATCTGTTCAGCAGAGAGGTAGAGATCGTCTTTGCTGCCTTCAATTCGCAGGAAGCCAAAGCCGTCGCGGTGGCCGATTACCTTTCCGCGCAGCAGATCAAGACGCTCTGGCAGGGCGTAGCACTGGCGACGGGTGAAGACCAGCTGGCCATCACGCTCCATGGCGCGCAGGCGGCGGCGTAAGGCTTCAGTCTGCTCTTCGCCAGAGATAGAGAGTTCTGTAGCCAGCTCTTCACGGCTGGCAGGTTTTTCGCGTTTATCCAGATGAGCCAGAATAAATTCGCGACTGGGAATGGGATTATCATATTTTTCAGCTTCCCGTTCCTTAAAAGGATCTTTTGACATAGCGGTTCCTCCGTTGTCATCAACTGCTGAATGAAGGGTGTTCAACCAGCAATAATTTGTAGAGCGGATGGTTATCTTCCAGCAGATCTGCCAGCGTGTAGCCATCCAAAACGGCCAGAAAACTCTGTACCGCATCGTGCAGCGCCTTTTTCAGGCGGCAGGCCGGGCTGATATGACAGGGGCTACAGTTTACTATCTGCAGGGGTTCCATATCGCGTACCACCTGACCAATCACAATTTCCGCAGCCGGTCTACCTAAGCGGATGCCGCCATTTTTCCCGCGTACCGCCGCAACATAGCCAGCCCGACTGAGCTGATTGATGATTTTGACCATATGATTACGTGAAACGCCATAGGCTTCTGTCACTTCGGTAATACTGGCCATCTGGCCCGCGGGCAAAGCGGCCAGATAGATCAGCGCACGTAGACCATAGTCGGTAAAACTCGTTAGCTGCACAGTAACCTCAGAGCCCTGGCTGACGCCAGAAGCGATGCCGTAATCCGCTCAAAATGAGTGAGTTATCAATGATGATAAACCAGCCTCTGCGTTTGAGGCCATTTTATTTAAGCAAGCGTTGATAATGAGAAAATAAGGCGGGAAGCGCAGACGGAAGAGTAAGGCCGGGCAAAGCCCGGCCTTTTTTAACATTATGCGTCAAACGGGTCGCGCAGGATCATGGTTTCGCTACGATCCGGACCGGTAGAGATGATATCAACCGGCACGCCGGTCACTTCTTCTACACGCTTAATGTAATCACGCGCGGCCTGTGGCAGGCCTTCCAGCGTCTTCACGCCAAAGGTAGTTTCAGACCAGCCCGGCATGCTTTCATAGATTGGCTCGATCCCTTCCCAGCCTTCGGCTGCCAGCGGGGTAGTCGTGACTTCACGGCCATCCGGCATACGGTAAGCCACGCAGATTTTCACCTCTTTCAGACCATCCAGCACGTCCAGCTTGGTCATGCAGAAGCCAGAAAGGGAGTTGATCTGCACCGCACGACGTACGGCCACTGCATCCAGCCAGCCGGTACGACGACGGCGGCCAGTGGTGGCGCCAAACTCGTTACCCTGCGCGCAGAGGAATTCGCCAGTTTCGTCGAATAACTCCGTCGGGAAAGGACCTGCGCCCACGCGGGTTGAGTAGGCTTTAACGATACCCAGCACGTAATCCACATAACGTGGGCCAATGCCTGAACCCGTTGCCACGCCGCCGGCAGTGGTGTTGGAAGAGGTCACATAGGGATAGGTACCGTGGTCGATATCCAGCAGCGTGCCCTGAGCTCCTTCAAACATGATCAGATCGCCACGCTGACGCGCGCCATCCAGCAGTTCAGAAACGTCAACCACCATGCCGGTCAGGATGTCGGCAATAGCCAGCACATCGTTCAGCACTTTGTCGTAATCAACCGCTTCTTCTTTGTAGTAGTTCACCAGCTGGAAGTTGTGATATTCCATCACCTCTTTCAGCTTCGCGGCGAAGGTTTCCTTGTTGAAGAGGTCGCCTACGCGCAGGCCACGGCGAGCCACTTTATCTTCGTAAGCAGGGCCGATACCACGACCGGTGGTGCCGATCGCTTTCGCGCCACGCGCTTTTTCACGCGCTACGTCCAGCGCTACGTGATATTCCAGGATCAAAGGACAGGCTTCAGAAATAAACAGACGTTCACGTACCGGGAAGCCGCGATCTTCCAGACCTTTCATCTCTTTCATCAGCGCAGCCGGAGAGAGCACCACACCGTTGCCGATGATGCTGGTCACGTTTTCACGCAGAATGCCTGATGGAATTAAATGGAGGACGGTTTTCTCACCGTTGATGACTAGCGTATGGCCAGCGTTATGGCCGCCCTGATAGCGCACAACATATTTTGCACGTTCAGTCAGGAGGTCAACAATCTTACCTTTACCTTCGTCACCCCATTGGGTGCCCAGTACGACGACGTTCTTACCCATTTCTCAAAATCACCGATTGCTTAAAAAAGGATTCTACCACCGTAAAACCCGTCTTTCAGCTCTTTTAGCATACGATTGCGCACTTTTTTATCTGCAATTAGCCACCGCTATGGGTGCTGATCATGTAGTAGATCACCGCGCCGGCTACCACCAGGCCACCGCCAAAACGGCGCAGCAGGGTGTCCGGTAACTGCGCCATCGATAAGATCATCCGTCGCCAGATACGCGGCAGCAGTACCGGGCCCAGACCTTCTAAAACCAGCACTAAGGCCAGCGCCATCCAAATGGTTGGGTTCATTATGTTTTCCGCTGATAAGCATAAAAAAGGGGCCGGAAAAATCCGGCCCCTTGCTTTATAACAGATTCTTA belongs to Erwinia pyri and includes:
- a CDS encoding methyl-accepting chemotaxis protein is translated as MKNFSFRRWSLGVKLSVITSLSVAMLLLILTLALTHNAAKQLQTLTQENMDNQVSGIGDMAAMFNSTLSEEVANYTALFQSFLPKRFTLDETQQIAIGAEQTPTLRAGLKTLNLDQVLVDDFQQRTGAISTIFVRTGDDFMRISTSLRKEDGERAIGTRLDHASPAWKRVQKGEIYQGVSMLFGKRYITQYQPVTDASGKVIGILFVGVDISKQYAEIRQKVLDKKLGETGHFVVLDNAEGKNHGKFVFHPSEEGKTPRWSEALQQQLLSTPAGMVEAPDENGSTQIMTWHQLPEWNWVILGEVNKSSLLAPIEHTRDLFLMIGAALVLVFALGFVITTRSWVSKPLQEVIELARHYAAGNLLATLNTRRHDEVGQLIIAINGIGDGLEQIVAQVREAAQEISTGTDAIALSSENISEQISRQASSVEETSASMEQLSATVAQNAANVSQALTLVDEAASAVSNGGETVSRSVVTMTDIKSASQSIADITHVIESIAFQTNILALNAAVEAARAGEHGKGFAVVAAEVRALAQRSAQAAKEIDGLIENSLSKVVQGHDLSEQTRQAMEDIVGRIGQVKVLMSEINVASKEQSAGIGQVNIAMNQIGHATHQNTELVSTSEATAQELSRKGHHLTELVSVFTLKG
- the bsmA gene encoding biofilm peroxide resistance protein BsmA, yielding MSRVVILLLVLLTAGCSQLKTKPESPPPPTSQAQEVNRAQSLNLTKLGSITVNERGSPDDAERAIAAKANQAGASYYYIQMISETVMPGLWYASAILYGPSTTGSAQ
- a CDS encoding isovaleryl-CoA dehydrogenase — encoded protein: MEWKTHTVFNQPLSLANSNLFLSDTPLREAVLREGAGWDLDLLASVGQQLGSAESLELGRLANVSPPELLRFDPRGERLDEVRFHPAWHLLMQGLCANRVHNLPWQENAPEAAFVARAARFIVHGQVEAGSLCPITMTFGAIPLLQKHLPAPFQSWLKPLLSDRYDAHLQEAPLKKGLLIGMGMTEKQGGTDVLSNTTRAEPAASRGNGECYHLTGHKWFFSVPQSDAHLVLAQAKGGLSCFFMPRLLPGGERNAVHIERLKEKLGNRSNASSEVEFFNASGWLLGEEGEGIRQILKMGGYTRFDCVLGSHAMMRRAFSVALYHAHQRQVLGKNLVDQPLMRQVLSSQALMLEGQTAMLMRLARAWSFDKSEQEKVFSRLFTPAAKYVVCKRGSAFVAESMEVLGGIGYCEESELPRLYREMPVNSIWEGSGNVMCLDVLRVVARQPGVMEMLCTEFDAVKGQNRHYDRLWRQTKLWLRKPQEAQARSLCEALFALACGAQVMTHLEPGLADAWCRQMLDARGHARVPESVAARLLLRAAGG
- the rlmB gene encoding 23S rRNA (guanosine(2251)-2'-O)-methyltransferase RlmB, which gives rise to MSEIVFGIHAVKALLDSDPQRFQEVFILKGRDDKRLQPLVKELEAQGIVVQMANRQWLDSQVEGGVHQGIVARVKPGRQYQENDLPALLESLESPFLLILDGITDPHNLGACLRSADAAGVHAVIVPRDRSAQLNATAKKVASGAAENVPLIRVTNLARTMRVLQEANVWIVGTAGEADHDLYQSKMTGPMALVMGAEGEGMRRLTREHCDELISIPMAGSVSSLNVSVATGVCLYEAVRQRRK
- the rnr gene encoding ribonuclease R, with protein sequence MSKDPFKEREAEKYDNPIPSREFILAHLDKREKPASREELATELSISGEEQTEALRRRLRAMERDGQLVFTRRQCYALPERLDLLRGKVIGHRDGFGFLRIEGSKDDLYLSAEQMKMCMHGDVILAQAMGADRKGRREARVVRVLEPRNNQIVGRYFTEAGVGFVVPDDSRLSFDILLPAEDLMGARMGYVVVVELVQRPTRRSKAVGKVVEVLGDNMGTSMAVEMALRTHDIPHSWSPELEAQIAKLKEEVPEEAKAGRVDLRDLPLVTIDGEDARDFDDAVFCERKRGGGWRLWVAIADVSYYVRPGTPLDDEAVNRGTSVYFPSQVVPMLPEVLSNGLCSLNPQVDRLCMVCEMTISATGKLTGYKHYEAVMNSWARLTYNKVWSILQGDQELREQYQPLVKDLEELHRMYLVLEKSREQRGGISFESDEAKFVFNAERRIERVEQVSRNDAHKLIEECMILANIASARYVEKNNEPALFRDHDRPSEENIKSFRSVLNELGLTLGGGNKPHPLDYAELLKQISSRTDAEMLQTMLLRSMKQAVYDPENRGHFGLALASYAHFTSPIRRYPDLLLHRAIKYLLAKENGTLQGNTTPTGGFHYDLPQMLQLGQHCSMTERRADEATRDVADWLKCDFMHDHVGETFSGVISSVTGFGFFVRLTDLFIDGLVHVSTLDNDYYRFDAVGQRLIGESGGKTYRLGDTVEVRVEAVHMDERKIDFAMISSSRKPRGEGKTERDRAKKGGSANSGKRRQAPRKGNFEPDSAFREPKANDASAEAGAKKEKKPRKPADRNRKSTSGSRSRRAPKKKTDNPA
- the nsrR gene encoding nitric oxide-sensing transcriptional repressor NsrR, with the protein product MQLTSFTDYGLRALIYLAALPAGQMASITEVTEAYGVSRNHMVKIINQLSRAGYVAAVRGKNGGIRLGRPAAEIVIGQVVRDMEPLQIVNCSPCHISPACRLKKALHDAVQSFLAVLDGYTLADLLEDNHPLYKLLLVEHPSFSS
- a CDS encoding adenylosuccinate synthase encodes the protein MGKNVVVLGTQWGDEGKGKIVDLLTERAKYVVRYQGGHNAGHTLVINGEKTVLHLIPSGILRENVTSIIGNGVVLSPAALMKEMKGLEDRGFPVRERLFISEACPLILEYHVALDVAREKARGAKAIGTTGRGIGPAYEDKVARRGLRVGDLFNKETFAAKLKEVMEYHNFQLVNYYKEEAVDYDKVLNDVLAIADILTGMVVDVSELLDGARQRGDLIMFEGAQGTLLDIDHGTYPYVTSSNTTAGGVATGSGIGPRYVDYVLGIVKAYSTRVGAGPFPTELFDETGEFLCAQGNEFGATTGRRRRTGWLDAVAVRRAVQINSLSGFCMTKLDVLDGLKEVKICVAYRMPDGREVTTTPLAAEGWEGIEPIYESMPGWSETTFGVKTLEGLPQAARDYIKRVEEVTGVPVDIISTGPDRSETMILRDPFDA
- a CDS encoding DUF2065 domain-containing protein; the encoded protein is MNPTIWMALALVLVLEGLGPVLLPRIWRRMILSMAQLPDTLLRRFGGGLVVAGAVIYYMISTHSGG